The following are encoded together in the Tripterygium wilfordii isolate XIE 37 chromosome 18, ASM1340144v1, whole genome shotgun sequence genome:
- the LOC119984006 gene encoding uncharacterized protein LOC119984006: protein MSVENEGQHLSDQPTERDDIQSQKNVGISYTRDFLLSLGELDVCKKLPRGFDPSILSEFEDASQDRLRSSGSLPLHAFRRTEYGSSPPVRGETGSYSRSIAVRWDSRSSGRSDRDSDSQSDRDSDSGRCYSNQSRGSWQGPEHDGLLGSGSFQGPSGYGTGAAAPKFRANDHYQLNKSNEPYHPPRPYKAVPFSRRDNNDTFNDETFGSSELSSENRAEEEKKRRASFELMRKEQQKEFQEKQKLNPNKPKDEFDITTLLDNPKDDKGHMNRKNKPDELMKLAASNSDSEKPSFPSQTLASRPLVPPGFASSMSEKNIANKSLPHSHSLEVHNPNFDGSLQPAKNTRLSKGTSHNQEEKRSLKPIGLSEQKLEIKENIDLSSSADISNKKTSVDGQSFTTSYLSEAFEGSEGSSQIGIDAEEITRSTEVHNSNMNHSILDQLLGGALALNEGGSSGFAEHNDGKVDDNMSPGTVHSSRFAQWFFEEEKRRVDDLSSGRPSDFLSLIVGGEKVGSHGLDLKSTENITSNSKLPFHISEIASTHTTLTLKSPAVENSEHLYPINKPEAVQTVLTCEDLEQSILSEVTENGPTLPPPVQSSYVPRAQTLGQKSDIDDHASGHLLSLLQNRTGLKDTAPSPTLDAKSSEELQNIESAILGSALGNLREANSETVSNSRKPLILETLFGTAFMKELQSVGAPISIQMGSVGSARVDVSEDQGLIEVGSNITIHERGVLASNQRQKMESDKVEEHLLGLDPRNEFDTSQLRTEIRSELGGFDGSVDIRLPEEDSLITVSDPVHLQNFMPARSAAKTELLSAQETPIDIGEKLAALHSALRDERSIAGGHEGPPFRRGPYDVRESDIPYHNPHVHPSSSQLHTPQLNHVGPLFRPPEHPANNNSQMKFMGSDGVIRHDPLANYQFSANVLHPSIHHASSGRTGFDPTINHPMLQQMSVPGNLPPPHLRGFERGAPVPPHLNNQVAGFMQEHNPLPGFPFGNRQPNYGGIGMPTPGPPDVGGIKNPEVLQRLIGMELRANSKQVPPFAATAHNQGMYSHELDMGFGYR, encoded by the exons ATGAGCGTGGAAAATGAAGGCCAACATCTATCAGATCAGCCTACTGAAAGGGACGATATCCAATCACAAAA GAATGTAGGAATCTCGTATACAAGAGATTTTCTGTTATCTCTCGGTGAATTGGATGTCTGCAAGAAACTACCTAGGGGATTCGATCCATCGATTCTAAG TGAATTTGAGGATGCTTCCCAAGATCGGCTAAGGAGTTCTGGCAGTTTGCCATTGCATGCCTTCAGGCGTACTGAGTACGGTTCTTCCCCACCTGTGAGAGGGGAGACAGGTAGTTATTCTCGAAGTATCGCTGTAAGGTGGGATAGTCGTTCTTCCGGGAGAAGCGACAGAGATAGTGATTCACAATCTGATCGTGATTCAG ATTCTGGAAGGTGTTATAGCAATCAATCTCGTGGTTCATGGCAAGGTCCTGAGCATGATGGACTTCTTGGAAGTGGATCATTTCAAGGACCTTCTGGATATGGTACAGGGGCAGCGGCGCCCAAGTTTCGTGCGAATGATCACTACCAGCTGAATAAGTCTAACGAGCCATATCATCCACCTCGACCGTATAAG GCTGTGCCTTTCTCTCGGAGGGACAATAATGATACATTCAATGATGAAACATTTGGTTCTTCAGAGCTTTCAAGTGAGAATAGAGccgaagaggaaaaaaagagaagag CTTCCTTTGAATTGATGAGGAAGGAACAGCAAAAAGAATTCCAAGAGAAGCAGAAGTTGAATCCTAACAAGCCTAAAGATGAGTTTGATATCACAACATTGTTAGACAATCCCAAGGATGATAAGGGACATATGAATAGAAAAAATAAGCCTGATGAACTCATGAAGCTTGCAGCTTCAAATTCTGATTCAGAAAAGCCTTCTTTCCCCTCTCAAACTCTTGCATCCAGACCACTTGTGCCACCAGGGTTTGCGAGCTCAATGTCGGAAAAGAATATTGCAAACAAATCTCTACCTCATTCGCACTCATTAGAG GTTCACAATCCCAATTTCGATGGTAGCCTTCAGCCTGCCAAAAACACTCGTCTGTCAAAAGGAACTTCTCACAATCAAGAGGAGAAGCGATCATTAAAACCAATTGGTTTAAGTGAGCAGAAActggaaatcaaagaaaatattgaCTTATCATCATCAGCAGACATatcaaataagaaaacaagTGTGGATGGTCAATCATTCACAACTTCTTATCTTTCTGAAGCTTTTGAAGGTTCAGAGGGTAGTAGTCAGATAGGAATTGATGCTGAGGAGATAACGAGGAGTACAGAAGTGCATAATTCCAATATGAATCACTCCATTCTAGACCAGCTTCTCGGGGGTGCCTTGGCACTGAATGAGGGTGGCTCTTCCGGCTTCGCTGAG CATAATGATGGTAAAGTGGATGATAACATGAGCCCTGGTACTGTTCATTCATCAAGGTTTGCCCAGTGGTTTTTTGAAGAAG AAAAGAGGCGAGTTGATGACCTCTCTTCTGGCAGGCCGAGTGACTTCCTCTCACTGATTGTTGGTGGTGAGAAAGTTGGATCCCATGGCTTAGATTTGAAATCTACTGAGAACATCACCTCAAACTCAAAGCTTCCCTTTCATATATCTGAAATTGCTAGCACTCATACAACGTTAACTTTAAAGTCTCCTGCTGTTGAAAACTCTGAGCATCTTTACCCGATAAATAAGCCAGAGGCAGTTCAAACTGTCCTTACATGTGAAGACCTTGAGCAGTCAATTCTCTCAGAAGTTACTGAGAATGGTCCAACTCTGCCTCCACCTGTGCAGAGCTCGTATGTTCCCAGGGCCCAAACTCTGGGCCAAAAATCTGACATTGATGATCATGCATCCGGGCACCTCCTTTCACTGTTGCAGAATAGAACAGGCCTGAAGGATACTGCACCATCTCCAACTCTGGACGCCAAATCATCAGAGGAACTTCAAAACATTGAATCAGCAATCCTTGGCAGTGCACTCGGCAATTTGAGAGAGGCAAATTCTGAAACTGTCTCCAATTCCAGGAAACCTTTGATCCTTGAAACACTTTTTGGGACAGCTTTTATGAAGGAACTACAGTCAGTCGGAGCACCAATTTCCATCCAAATGGGCTCTGTTGGGTCTGCAAGGGTTGATGTTTCAGAAGACCAAGGATTGATTGAAGTTGGATCTAACATTACAATTCATGAACGCGGTGTTTTAGCATCAAATCAAAGGCAAAAAATGGAGTCTGATAAGGTTGAAGAGCATTTGTTAGGCCTTGATCCTCGAAATGAATTTGATACATCACAACTTCGAACTGAAATAAGGTCTGAACTTGGTGGCTTTGATGGATCTGTTGATATTAGGCTTCCTGAAGAGGATAGCTTGATTACAGTAAGTGATCCTGTGCATCTTCAAAATTTCATGCCTGCCAGGAGCGCAGCTAAGACCGAGTTGTTGTCCGCCCAAGAGACACCAATTGACATTGGTGAAAAACTAGCAGCTTTGCATTCTGCTTTGAGGGACGAAAGATCTATTGCAGGAGGTCATGAGGGTCCACCTTTTCGTCGTGGTCCTTATGATGTTAGAGAGTCTGATATTCCTTATCACAACCCTCATGTTCATCCATCTTCTTCACAGCTTCATACTcctcaattgaatcatgtgGGACCCCTATTTCGTCCACCTGAGCATCCTGCAAATAATAATTCTCAGATGAAATTTATGGGTTCAGATGGTGTCATCCGTCATGATCCTCTAGCAAATTATCAATTTTCTGCCAATGTGCTTCACCCATCAATCCATCATGCTAGCAGTGGACGTACTGGTTTTGACCCTACCATTAATCATCCTATGTTACAACAAATGAGCGTACCTGGCAACTTACCTCCACCTCACTTACGAGGATTTGAAAGGGGTGCACCTGTTCCTCCACATCTCAATAATCAAGTGGCTGGATTCATGCAGGAACATAATCCATTGCCAGGTTTTCCATTTGGTAACAGGCAACCTAACTATGGCGGGATTGGAATGCCTACACCAG GCCCTCCTGATGTAGGTGGAATCAAAAATCCAGAGGTGCTCCAAAGACTCATCGGGATGGAACTCAGGGCAAACTCAAAGCAGGTTCCACCATTTGCTGCTACTGCCCATAATCAGGGGATGTATAGTCACGAGCTTGACATGGGTTTTGGTTATAGATAG
- the LOC119984499 gene encoding C-terminal binding protein AN: protein MTGISNNRSSATMPRRSNSTPLPLVVSLNCIEDFALEQDSLAGIAAVEHVPLSRLADCKIDAASVVLLNSLSYLPRAAQRRLGPFQLILCLGSADRAVDSALAADLGLRLVHVDTSRAEEIADTVMALFLGLIRRTNLLSGQTLSASGWLGSVQPLCRGMRRCRGLVLGIVGRSASAMFLATRSLAFRMSVLYFDVYEGQGKVSRSSVTFPPAARKMDTLNDLLATSDLISLHCALTNETVQIINAECLQHIKPGAFLVNTGSSQLLDDCAVKQLLIDGTLAGCALDGAEGPQWMEAWIREMPNVMILPRSADYSEEVWMEIRGKAISIMHTFFFDGVIPKNTVSDEDEKESEIGEENEQYDKQVKEIAFQGSVGERLDDDTQLSTESYLKNSTNHSIESTSQTQGFLSHNTALRSEGKRSRSGRKAKKRHSRQKSLQKSDDPSLFEKESTSHQEDDTAMSGTDQVLSSSSRFASPEDPRSRKAPMSLIEESTSDQLIKSSMKLSGKSIELLKDGYVIALYARDRPALYVSRQRVKGGGWYLDTMSFVTQRDPAAQFLINFRSKDTIGLRSFAAGGKLLQINRRMEFVFASHSFDVWESWTLEGSLDECRLVNSRNPSAVLDVRIEILAAAGDDDGITRWLD, encoded by the exons ATGACCGGTATATCCAACAACAGATCCTCCGCGACAATGCCTCGTCGGAGCAACTCTACGCCCCTCCCCTTGGTGGTCTCTCTTAACTGCATAGAGGATTTCGCCCTCGAGCAGGACTCCCTGGCAGGGATCGCTGCCGTCGAGCATGTCCCCCTAAGTCGCCTGGCCGACTGCAAGATCGACGCTGCGTCTGTCGTGCTCCTTAACTCCCTCTCATATCTTCCCCGGGCCGCCCAGCGACGTCTCGGCCCCTTCCAGCTCATCCTTTGCCTTGGCTCCGCCGACCGTGCCGTCGACTCTGCCCTTGCTGCTGACCTTGGCCTTCGGCTGGTACACGTGGATACGTCCCGAGCTGAGGAGATCGCCGACACCGTTATGGCACTTTTCCTTGGATTGATTCGCCGTACAAACCTGCTCTCAGGCCAGACACTTTCAGCTTCTGGATGGCTCGGATCGGTACAGCCCCTCTGTCGAGGGATGAGGCGGTGTAGAGGGTTGGTTTTAGGGATCGTAGGTAGATCTGCCTCCGCAATGTTTCTGGCTACGAGGAGCCTGGCGTTCAGGATGAGTGTGCTCTACTTCGATGTTTACGAG GGACAGGGGAAAGTCAGCCGGTCCTCGGTTACATTTCCTCCTGCTGCTCGAAAGATGGATACTCTAAATGACTTACTGGCTACAAGTGACTTAATTTCACTACATTGTGCACTTACAAATGAGACAGTTCAGATTATCAATGCAGAATGCTTGCAACATATAAAACCTG GAGCATTTCTTGTGAACACAGGCAGCAGTCAACTTTTGGATGATTGTGCTGTGAAGCAGCTTTTAATTGATGGAACCTTAGCTGGTTGTGCTCTGGATGGAGCTGAAGGACCGCAATGGATGGAAGCATGG ATAAGGGAGATGCCCAATGTAATGATACTTCCTCGAAGTGCAGATTATAGCGAAGAAGTGTGGATGGAGATTAGAGGGAAGGCCATTTCTATTATGCATACATTCTTCTTTGATGGGGTTATTCCAAAGAATACGGTCTCTGATGAGGATGAAAAGGAAAGTGAAATTGGAGAGGAAAATGAACAGTATGATAAGCAAGTCAAAGAAATTGCTTTTCAGGGTTCTGTCGGCGAGAGATTGGATGATGATACTCAACTAAGTACAGAAAGCTACCTGAAAAATTCAACTAATCATTCAATTGAATCTACTAGCCAAACTCAGGGTTTTTTGTCTCACAATACTGCCTTGAGATCCGAAGGGAAACGCAGCAGATCAGGGAGGAAGGCCAAGAAGAGGCACTCCCGACAAAAATCCCTTCAAAAATCAGATGACCCTTCTTTATTCGAGAAAGAAAGCACTTCGCACCAAGAAGATGATACTGCCATGAGTGGCACAGATCAAGTTTTAAGTTCCAGTTCTCGGTTTGCTTCTCCTGAAGATCCAAGGAGTAGGAAAGCGCCAATGAGTTTAATAGAAGAATCAACCTCAGACCAGCTTATAAAGTCGAGTATGAAGTTAAGTGGCAAGTCTATTGAACTTTTAAAAGATGGATATGTTATAGCTTTGTATGCAAGAGATCGTCCCGCACTCTATGTCTCCAGGCAAAGAGTTAAAGGTGGTGGCTGGTATTTAGACACCATGTCCTTTGTAACCCAAAGAGATCCTGCAGCGCAGTTCCTTATTAACTTCAGGAGCAAG GACACCATTGGCTTGCGTTCTTTTGCTGCTGGTGGGAAGTTGTTGCAG ATTAATAGAAGAATGGAATTTGTATTCGCTAGTCATAGCTTTGACGTCTGGGAGAGTTGGACGTTGGAAGGTTCTTTGGATGAATGTAGGCTGGTTAATAGTAGGAATCCATCG GCTGTTTTGGATGTTCGCATTGAGATTCTAGCAGCTGCTGGAGACGATGATGGTATTACTCGTTGGCTTGATTAG
- the LOC119984500 gene encoding uncharacterized protein At1g01500-like, with the protein MDDNKDKVGDLTVSIPKTSNSYHLIPNPSLNQSSWLEIRLFYVRIAPYVVDSVLNHLSLCHLRSEIGVSLNINGSYVPATDSASLTLRLDHLNKESPKVTYVSTDSVCVICSIEFEVLENEDMILCGSLERMESTWGNGAVGLENDSKIGWSTDCYMTAGIGAGSSTFFQPRLGVLAPAIEVYIAGCCGGMPVILTKMIQVSPRRKGLRRGTLDAIPEDEEIEREHKGGNVLVYHSKVQITEANTDTDAYDMDGKIGNNYYSKEMYTGKDGQLLWFNDGVRVGVGIGLGLCLGVGIGVGLLMHSYQATTRNFGRRFL; encoded by the exons ATGGATGATAACAAAGACAAAGTTGGTGACCTCACCGTTTCGATACCTAAAACTTCGAATTCGTATCACTTGATCCCCAACCCGTCGTTGAATCAATCTTCGTGGCTTGAAATTCGTCTCTTTTATGTCCGCATCGCTCCTTACGTGGTTGACAGCGTCCTGAATCATCTCTCGCTATGCCATCTCCGCAGCGAGATTGGTGTTTCCCTCAACATCAATGGTTCCTATGTCCCTGCCACAGATTCAGCTTCCCTCACACTCCGTCTGGATCACCTCAACAAGGAGTCCCCCAAGGTTACTTATGTGAGCACTGATAGCGTATGTGTAATCTGCAGTATCGAATTTGAGGTTTTGGAGAATGAGGACATGATTCTCTGCGGTTCTTTGGAGAGGATGGAGTCTACGTGGGGGAATGGTGCCGTGGGATTAGAGAATGATTCAAAGATTGGTTGGAGTACGGATTGCTATATGACCGCGGGCATTGGGGCTGGTAGTTCAACGTTTTTCCAGCCTAGGCTTGGGGTATTAGCACCTGCAATTGAGGTTTATATCGCTGGGTGTTGTGGTGGTATGCCTGTGATATTAACTAAGATGATCCAGGTTAGTCCAAGGAGGAAAGGTTTGAGGCGTGGGACACTTGATGCGATTCCTGAGGATGAGGAGATTGAGAGGGAGCATAAGGGTGGCAATGTGCTGGTTTACCACAGCAAAGTGCAG ATAACAGAAGCAAACACAGACACTGATGCTTATGACATGGACGGAAAAATTGGAAACAACTACTATTCAAAAGAGATGTACACCGGTAAGGATGGCCAACTCTTATGGTTCAATGATGGTGTTAGAGTTGGTGTTGGAATTGGCCTTGGGTTGTGCCTTGGGGTCGGGATTGGTGTTGGACTGCTCATGCATTCGTATCAGGCAACTACCCGAAATTTCGGGAGGAGGTTTTTGTGA